A stretch of DNA from Myxococcota bacterium:
CCAGCCGCGCTGCGCGAGCAGGATCGCCAAGGTCTGACCCGTGGGTCCGTAACCGACGATGGCGACGTCGCAGCGCTCGGTCACTGGCCCTCCTCGCCGGTCACTCGGAGTTGAGACTACTCTCAAATTGAGAACTTCGTCAATATTGACGTGGCTCTCACTTTCCTTCTACGTTTCGGGCATGCCCCGCGGATCTTCCCGACCGCGCGCTGCCGCGCCGGCCGCGACGCCCCGGCACGGAAAGCGCGCGCGTACGCGCCAGCAGCTACTCGACGCCGCGCTGAGAGTGCTCGCGCGCGTGGGCACGGGCGGTCTCTCGATCCAGGAGATCACCGCCGAGGCGGGCGTTGCCAACGGAACTTTCTACAACTACTTCCGCACGCGCGAGGAGCTGCTCGAGGCGGCGGTGGTTCCGCTCGTGCAGCGGCTGGTGGCGCGCGTGGCGGGACACACCTTCGCGACCACCGATCCCGCGCTGCGGCTCGCGTTCGGCGTGCGCGCGTTCATCTCGCATGCGGTCGAGGATCCGACCTGGGCCGCGGCGCTCTTGCGCATCTGGGGCAGCGGCTCGAGTCTCCCGCGCCGCGCCGGCGCGCGCGTGCTGAGTGACTTGCGCGCGGCGCAGAAGAAGCGCCGGCTGCGCATTCCCGACGAAGACGTGGCGCTCGACCTGGTCCAGGGCACGGTGATCGCGAGCATTCGCAGCGTGATCGAGGGCAAGGCCGGCGCCGAGCGCGGACCCGAGGTC
This window harbors:
- a CDS encoding TetR/AcrR family transcriptional regulator — its product is MPRGSSRPRAAAPAATPRHGKRARTRQQLLDAALRVLARVGTGGLSIQEITAEAGVANGTFYNYFRTREELLEAAVVPLVQRLVARVAGHTFATTDPALRLAFGVRAFISHAVEDPTWAAALLRIWGSGSSLPRRAGARVLSDLRAAQKKRRLRIPDEDVALDLVQGTVIASIRSVIEGKAGAERGPEVAVLLLRAFGMSAREADALAHAPMPGPASESPSD